From the Aquirufa lenticrescens genome, the window TTCCAAAAGCTTCAAGGAAGACTTCTTTGAGACGAAGAAGTTAGTGCATGTGCCGCTGTAGGCGCAGTCACGACTGCGTCGTTTAGTCGCCCTGCGGACTTAGTCATCGCTACGCGATTTAGTCGACGCGTTGCGCCTTGGTCACGACTGCGTCGCTCAGTCCGTAGGGATTAAGTCCAATATAGCCCTGAGGTGCTCCAATGGCACAAATGAGTTGAAATACTTTCAATGGACTAAATGGCATTTTCGCGTATTGACACATTCTGTCAATATCTGAAAAGTCGCCTGAGTGCTTCGAAGTTTATTTCACACCTTATTGGGTTTGGGGCTCGAAGAGGCACAATTACTATAATTCGCCGCAGGCGATTCCGACTTTATGCTTTGTGCTTTATTCTTTGTGCTTTGGCAAAGCCGCTCCGCGGCTACGACTGCTGCGCAGCAGCTTTAAACAAATCCTTCAACGGTTTAATCTGTCTACGCGAAATCGTCACCTGGTGTTGGTTCACTAATCGAATGCTTTTGTGGATATTGAAATCAATCGCTTGAATCGCATTCATGTTCACAATCGCTGACTTAGATGGGCGGATAAATCCACGCTCTAACAAATAGGGTTCGAAGTATTTAAGCGTGCGACAAGATATAATTTTAGACCCATCTTGCATGTGAAACTTCGAATAGTTTCCTTCACCTTCGATACGAAGAATGTCTTTAATGCAAATGGTTTGATCGCCTATTACCAGCGTGCAGCTTTGTTCTTTTCTAATGGTTACTGTCATAAATTGGGAACAGATGGTAGTACAAATCTACGCTGAGTTAAGGGGGATAGTAATTATAATTAGGTTATTTGCGTTATTGACTATTATTGTGATTATTTCATTTATTAACCGGTGGATAAATGATAGTTTACATATATTATTGAAGGTTAATGTCGGTTATGGGAGTCTAAAATAAAGTCCGAAACAACTCTTTCACGTAGTATACGGGGTAATGGAAACGAATATTTTGCTTATTTTTGAGCATTAACTAGATACTATGAAAACAAGACGATTTGGCCGGACGAACTGGCAAGTGAGTGAAGTGGGGTATGGCATGTGGGGATTAGCCGGTTGGACCGGATCTGATATTGAGGAAGTCAATAAATCTTTGGACCGTTCGGTTGAAATTGGGTGCAATTTTTTTGACACCGCTTGGGGCTATGCTGAAGGTAAGAGCGAGGAGATTTTGGGATGGCTTTTACGACGTCACAAGGAAACAACGCTTTATGCTGCGACGAAGATTCCGCCCAAAAACTTTACCTGGCCATCGAAGTCTCATTTCAAAATCGAAGA encodes:
- a CDS encoding LytR/AlgR family response regulator transcription factor, with product MTVTIRKEQSCTLVIGDQTICIKDILRIEGEGNYSKFHMQDGSKIISCRTLKYFEPYLLERGFIRPSKSAIVNMNAIQAIDFNIHKSIRLVNQHQVTISRRQIKPLKDLFKAAAQQS